Genomic segment of Sander lucioperca isolate FBNREF2018 chromosome 20, SLUC_FBN_1.2, whole genome shotgun sequence:
gggtagaacAGGGACATAGAGAGACATGTAGCGAAAGTGGACAATAGTAAAAGAAGGCACAAGATGGAAGTGGTTTAGGTTTGTTTGGTTTAGTGGTTTCGCCTTTCTCTAAAACCGTTCACCTTTCATGCGCTCTTTGAACAGATTTTCTTGCGCTGTAGGGAGCTTTAGAAATCATCCACAGCCCCTCCATTTCAGAGGGCAGCGGGGTGGGGGAGGTGTACATGGGGTCTGTCTGACAGTGACGCTACACAGCCTAGACCTGGGTGGACTCTGGGTGGCAGAATGGAGCACATAGCTCAACCCAgtctctcctttctcctcctttcctccctccctcagcAAGGGGACACAGTCACGTCATTGTGTGGGGAATAACTATCCTCTTAAGACAGAACCGCACTGAAGACAGTGAGGGAAAACCCATACCACCACTCAAAACCATGCCACTACAGACAACagctttcctctctctccagtTTATTACCATTGCTCTATGTGTGAGTGTTTTCACTCTTATTTTCGCAGCCAAGTTGCGGCAGACTATGTTTTTTCGATAAGTGGGAGGAGCAACAGAAAATGAGGGATTCCAACTGAGTCCCACAGCCCCCCTGCCAACCTGATGTGACTTCACACCATCATCATAGCTGGCTGCAATGACTCAGCTCATAAACAAACAGATAAAACAAACTCATAAAAATACAGCCATGTACACAGGAAGCATGACCCAGATGGAATGCAGGCCTGGCCCTCTTTTTCATAGTACCCACAGTGGGACACATTGCATCTGCCCTGTCCTTCATAAATCAGTGTGCCCAGGCTGCCAGCGCTCCCTCTGCACTCGAGCACTGAAGGTGAAGTCATACATCAATACAGCCGGGGATATGGATGCGAGCGTCCAAACAATAGGTCTGTGCTGTTGTGAGTGCAAGCCAGTACCTCGGCAGATGGTAAAGATCAGCCCATTTAGCAGTCAGGTGACGAGGAGACAGCGGTGTTGCAGTGTTCATGTCCCATAACTAGCAATTAGTAAACAATAAAGGAGTAGGGCCAGCAGTGCAGCAGGCTGATGAAGAAACAAAGTAAGAAAATGTAGGAGGTTTTCAGGGCTACGTTACATGTCTAGTCACAGTGGGCATGAAGCTGCAACTTCAAAGGGCATCACATCAGGCTTGGTACCTGCCACATTTTATCTGCATGGGGACTTTTTACATGGCTGTAATAGGTAAGACGTGAGACATATAATCCTAATACAGGCTCCCAAGgacaaaaagcaaaacaatatCCTCTGTGCTCAGTTCAAACAGCCAGCGAGTGAGTAAAGTCAGTAGGAACAGGATCTGGCAGCAAAGCTGGGGCAGCCCTCCTGTAGTCTGAGTAATGTCTGTTCAAGAGAACCCCCGGGGCACGatctctccatctccctctcgCTCCTGCTTACAGAGTATCACAGCCAGGCTCTGTGTGGTCAAGGGTGAGTTCCTTTAAACATTTGCAAACTAGACAGGTACACATTACATTAAATGAACCAATTCACATAAAAGGTGCATCTTTTTCCTGTGTGACTGAGGTTGTGAAGGCCAATATGATGTCTCTTGGTCCTGGAGACCTATCCTGGTTGTCAGAGCATATGCAGCTGGAAGCCAATTACAGCATTTGGAGAATGCAACGTGCAGCTAACTAAAAGTGTGAGATGAACATGTGTGTCCAGAGAAAATGTGGAGAGGCATCTCAGCATCTACAGAGCAAAAGAACAGTAATCCACTCAGGTAACATTACATCAATGTTAGAGGATCAATTTCACACCTGGATCGCAATGCCGTTACATCGCCAACATTGAGGGCACATCCCCTCTTTATTCGGCCCATCCTGCCTTGTGCTACTACTACCCATCAATGCTATTGTAACACAGGCACAGCAACAGGGAAAAGGTTAGGGAGGTGTAGGAGGGCTGCAGTCTCAGCAGCCCCAGCCCTAAAGCCACCTGTCGGTGGGCAGCTTGCTAGTTTAAAGAGGGATCTGTTACGGCCCATCTAGCAGCACAAAAACAGGTCACCTGAGCCCTGGCTTCTCCTCCCAGCTGGGATACCATGTGACTGTGTTGGGCTCCAGAGTCAGGCAACTTTGTCTCTGGGTCTCTCAGGGTCTGGGTACCACACAAGTGAGGTCACTGGAGACCAGGCCAAAGCCCCACAGCTTAGCTCCACATGGTGAGGTGCGTATCTACAGAGACATACATTTCGCCTTCACAGGCATGCTACTGTTTCAGGGATGAGAGTTTATTATCTGGAGACTGGGCAGAGCACAATAACAAGGGGAGCTCCTCCAAGTACAGGAAGAGTGTCAAAGAGAAAGCAGAATAGTCTGTGGCCTTCATCTGCCCTATCAATATGTCAATACACCAATAAACATCCTGCGTACCTGCTTGACTTATttattgtctctctctctgctgcacaCACTGAAAAATGAAATAGTTCTGTGCTGGCTATTTGATCGATTGTGCCCCCGAGAGTCTGTCTAGGGGTTAGGGTGAGAGGAAAGGTGTGTCATCTGAGACTGCTTTGACTCCTTGCCGCCTGCCAGAGTGCCCTGTCCCTATGGCAGAGGGGGAGTGGCAGCTCACCTTCCGTAACCATCTCGGTCAACAaagcaagcaaacacacactttgCTGCACAAGGCAACCAGGCAAACATGCAGCCAGTCAGGTATTTTACACTTTCAGATTCAATATCATGTAGACAGAGGGGGAAAAGGATGAGTATTAGGTCAAAGAGGGCCTCTGCTCCTTTAAAAGTAAGAACAAGATGGCTAGGGATTTTGTGTATTATGTAGAAGAGACTGCACAGCagcactctctcactcatctaGTAGTAATAAACGCTCCACAGAAGAGAAGACCCTTTGCCATTTACTATGATGTGAACCATATCCACTAGAACTTCATTGTAAGGACACTGACCCTTAATGGACAGAAGCTATACAGACCATTCAAGTGCTTAGTGATGTCTATGATATGAAGAATAATGATAAAGTGACTTGAAACTGACCATCTTTCGTCTGCCTATTTTAAAAGGTATGGTTCGAAGGGGTTTAGAGGCCTGTGTTGTGCATTACTCCTGCTATTGAGAGGTGCTTTAGTCAAACAAGCACCTTTGTATGAAACATGTATTGGTCCAACACTGGTGGTGCGCactaaagttgatgacaacaacaacatcctCACCTGCCGGCTACACAGCTGTTTACAGTCATGAAAAATCACATTTATGTTGTTGATTGTTTGAATTATAATCACACTGGAGATTCAATGTGCTACTGCAACTTTGAAATGTTCCCCTTTTTTTCAATCAACTGACATTAAAATTATCAGGTGGAAAAAGCGCTCCTCTGCAATAGtcacaaacagacatttcagCTGAACAAAGTGCCAAAGTTTGTCCCACAGGGTAATGTAGAGGAAAGGACAGCTGTGCCACATCATGGCAGGGCTTTGTGAGAGCCCACAGGCTTGATAACACTAACCTGGAGCTTTCATTTGGTTccttaaatatttaattttttaaaatgttgacattaGATGGTACTATGGTTAAAATGCAATTTTGGGGCACATTCGTGGCCGGctgaattaataaatattattatttatttatttttttttactattgtgTGCTTGAAGTATGTGCTGTGTAATTGTAGGCTATAATATTACTGTGCCAAATATAAATATCAGATCAAAAGGCTGACATCCCTAACATTTTATGGTGTCTAATACATTTGCCATGTTTGTTTAGGCAGAGTCTTGAGCTGAAGCAAATTAAATATTCAACTATATTCTTTGTCTTTGAACTTGTTCTTCACACTCACTACAAGCATCAAACTATCCTCCCTATTCAACATTTATCATCAAAATGATAATTATTAGCCATCATTACTAACCAGCTCACATTCCCAATGTGTTTCAATTAAATATTGAGTGCATTTCCTATCACACTAAAAGGAGCTACATGTGAAACAGTAAACAGGAAATACAAACCATGGGTGTAGGGGACAAACTAGATAATGTTAACTTAGTAAAGATGCCTTCAGGGAGCAGGTCtggaatgttatttattttgacaagaGCTGTGCTTGTTTACCTTTATTAAGCTCAATGCTATCAAAATGTATATCATGTGCTCTTCACTGTATTTTGCGGTACttgtaaatatttatttttatgatatAAACCTCATGTCCCATCACCCAACACGAAACACGAGCAATAGCATAAACAGTGACGCATATTACAGGGATACTATATTATTCGTTTTGGGGAGGCACAACAGCGTCAGTGATTGTAACTATAATAAGCAAAAAGAGCAGTACTACCGAGGTATGCTTTAGGTTGTTTGACGTTACTGTCATGTCTaaactcaacaaaataaaaaccatgTGTTGTGTAGTTGCTTCCCAGTGAGTATGTCGGCGCTGCAGTCAGTCCTGCCGATAGGGGTGTGGAGGGTACAACGTTGCTATTATGTTACCACAACACCCTAGTGCTGTCGCCATTTTCATAGAGCTTTTCTCAGGACGGCGAGACAACCGTGTGGCCAGGGGAGCCTCGCCATGGGAGGAAAATCCCCAAGAATGCATTCAATCGCCTCTTTCATACACTCTACCTTAAGTATCACTCTGTCGGTACAGTCTCTGTGTTGTTACCATTACGTTTTTTTGTGAATTCGTCGACAGCAAAGCCAGTAAGCTAATAGGCTAGCAATTACGGCCAGCAATGGCCTCTGGAAATGTAGCAGGGTAATGGCATTCTGGGTAGCGAAACAATCGAAGCACGAACCGCATTCAATTTAACGTTTTAACTGTTGTGCAAAAAGCGAAAGAAGCAACGTTTAACACAATATTCTTGTCGCTCTTTGGACCGTAAATAAAAGGCGTAAGATGACCGTGGAAAGTAACGCACAAAGCTAGCGGTAACCAACGGGAGCTAATGGCATAATGCGTAGAGGGTTAAAGTTAGCAAAGTGAGCTAGTACCGACACGAAAGAAGTGGATTAATACTTGGCTCGTCTCACAAAGGAAAGAGCGAAAATATCAGCATTGAAAGATAACTGGGACAAGCCAAAGCCGATTGCACACTCATACGTTAATTTGTTTCAGGTCAGCTAAAGCAACAAAATACGACAGTGTAGTTCAGCATGGCTACGGGTTGCCAATCGAGATGGAGTTAAAAATGGTATGACTGAAAGCTAATGTCCAAATTGaacacccccctcccccacgcTTGCAACATTCGAACCCAATACACCCTGAGTCTAAATTAAGTGGTCGCGAAATGTACTTTTAAGTCCGAATATGACAAAATAGTTCCTCGTTTGACACTGGTTCTATTCTCGATTACATCTTGTCATAACTACGATTCCATAAAAGCTCAGTAGCTCATGAGATTACTGCGCAATGTAGCTAGCTAGGCATTGAGGTTATTTTAACAGCTGGTCTTGCTTTGAGTCGACTAAGACATaacataaacattttcatatatctgtgtacatgcatgcaaaAGCTCATTGTTCTCTGGCTTTGAACAGTGGCATTGTATGAAATTTAGCACAACGGAAATAATGTCCCGTGCTTTGGTAAGAAGGGTGGGAGCcaccatgacaaattcaagTTTGTAACTAATGCTAAAATGTACTGTTTTCATGCTGGGTGACAGTGTTGCAAAAACTGTAATTAAGTAACAAAATGGAACTAGCGCGTTTGCTGACAGCTGCatggaccttagctaatgtaaAGTAAATTAACTAGTTGGATATAAAGCGGCTAACGTTATATTAGTAGATCACATTAtttcagaatcagctttaatggccaagtaaatgtgaacacatacaaggaatttgactctagctttttgttgctctcaaagtacataaCGCAAATAGACATACggctaaaaacaaggacaacaaagctgaTCAAGGTAAACATTTGACTATGTACAGATTTGTATATAAAAGTGTATATAAACAAgtgtatataaacatacatatgCATACGTACAAACAAGCGCAGACTAACAGCTCTGTGAGGATTGTAAACAGTAAGACAATGCAAAAGTGCAAATGGTGCTGGAATAAATATCGAATTATTAATATAACTATTTACATTGAAACGGATGAAACCGTGCGCATTATGGCCcgcagtgtctctgtgtcaaaACAAACATCAAGTGAGTCCCCTTCTAGTTTTAGTCAAAGTGTGAACACTATTAATATGTCGTATTTTTAAGGACAATTTAACTGCTGGCAATGTTAACTGTTGTTGACCGAGTCTGTATGATGTAGCTAGCGACGACGTTACACGTTAGGCTATGGGACAGCCATTAATCTAATTGCAGCGTTTTCGTCTTACGTTATCCATAATGTTAATGTGTAGTGTTAAGGTTGCTTTATCTATGTAGAAAATAATTGTATTGATCACTACGACATGCAAATACAATTAACCCGATAACTTTGTATGACGTTTCGTGTCTCGCCACACTATCAAAGATGAGCCAGGGCTCCCTGTTCGGTCTGTGTCAAGCTAATTTGAGCTAGTAGCATGCGCTAGTTAGCAAGTGGTCTCCTAGCTTGCCAACTTGACACTTAGCTAGCTACATTGGAAACTTGCGTCATCTGGTTAGCTGGTTTTAAAATTTCGATCAAGGCGAATATAAAGGAAAGCGATGAACACCTACAGACCCTTGAACTAACGGCGTTGATCtgctagctagcaagctaaaCTCAGCTGATACTACACTACGTTAGCATCAGCATGCCTAGTTAACTAAAGCCAACAATAGCCTTCCAGGTAGGATTTGTGCTCACCCTACAACTACCACTTAATGCCGTTTACTTACCGTTTTATGTCCACTCTGGATGATCTGAGTAGCAAATAAGGGGACCTGGGTCAGACCCCCGTCGCTTTCCACACAGCTTCCACAACCAAAACAATACTTCTGTCCACACACTGCGGATCCCTAGCAAAGCTTTACAATGTTGGTATTTAAATGTGTCCTCTAACGAGTCCTTTCCTgtgggaaaaaaatctttgcttCTTGTTCTACGAGGTGACCCAAATTTCACTATAAATCAATTCGAAACCGTTAAAACTGTGCCCTAGTCATCGGCGACTTTTAGAAATTAGATCCCCTCAAACCAGTCTCTTTTCCCTTTGCAAAAATGGCGGCCCTGCCAGGACTACCGAGACTCCGCCTCCCCCACGAGCCCCCACgagccccccctccctccccgtcGCTAAACCCGAGCTCCGCCTCCACATACTGCGGGGCTACACTCCCGATTTCACAGGGGCACCGTGACCGTTCTCCATGCGCGTCCACGACTGTCATTCCTTAAGACTGCTGTTTCTGTCGAAAATACTCTGGATTTACTTTGTTCTGCACTCTTAAGaccagtgtttttgttttttccatgtcacccctaaactgacacaaataaGATCATGGACAcccatttgataagattttgtCCCATGGTCCCCCATCTGATGGGATTTTTTCcctttagatgttttatttcagaaacagaaagtgtatggaacccatgaccaaaatagtcatatgttctgtcattgtgttagtTATAGATataattatagtgaaaataaattatttcccTTTTTGCTGAGGAACCCACTCAAGGGCCCCAGGgaactttgggaaccactgcttaaGACAATGCTTGTCAGACGGTCAATAACTAGACAAATTGGACCTTGGCATGTTAAATAATTTATAAGTGATAGATGTCATGATACAGGTGGTTTAATCATTGTTTTTGTTAGGGTTGTAAAATAGCCCATCAAATAAATATTGCAGCATGCAATGCAGCACATTGCAATTCTCAGCCTACACAATGTGGTGTGCTGGTCCGTGCAATCTTCATGATCACGTGAAAATGAAGTCAACACGATGGGAATGTTTTTATCAGGAGATTTTGTTTAAACTAACTCATTTCCCCTCCtgtttcctcttcttcctcttgagGTGAAAAGGCGTATTTTGCCTCAACACAAACCTACAGAGCCAGTTTTATATTACAGTTAATatctacattgttttttttttagttccaTAAAGAAACATAGGCTAAAGTGACAATTGGACATCCAAAAAGGTTGGCCGAGTAGGCCAGACCAGATTGTTTATTAATTATGCCATGCTTGTGACACTTATCTAAGTTTACAAAACCAAAATGTGGTTGGACCAAAATCCTTGATTTTACTACTGGCATTGCTGAAAAGGAGCACCTAAATCCACTACCCAACACAGGAGGAGGCACCTAAGCTGTTATGTAACCCCTTACACAAGAGCAGTGTTTTGTATATTGAACTGATGTTAGGAAGGGGTACCATAAAACACTGACCAATAAGATTCAATCGAGAACATAAACCACACACGCTAAAGCCTACATATTCAAAATCTCAAGTGCAAATATATTATGATAAAGGTGGGGGATAAACAAACTCACTTCACTCACATTTTTAGGCGTACATACATTTAGGCCTGCATTTACTTGGTATAATCACACATAAAATCCCAAATTAAagcctctgtaaaaaaaaaaaaaaaaagctttattgtGTCAGTTTTATGCCTAAATAGTAGTAGTTGGAATTTACAAcccttttgatttatttaaccaTATCACTGGACATAAGCTGAGACATGTTTGACACTGAAAAAATAATTCTAGCAATCTTTCTGACAGCTTTATTGTTGTGGTAAATCGGTTACTGTCAACTCTCCAGAAATATGTCTGTAGAAATCCCTTTGACATCATATGTTGAGAGAAGATGTTCTCATCCTTTCCATTTATTGACCCTCCCCCATCCGAAACCGCATCCCCCCGCGCATGCGCATTCATGCAGGACCGCTGCAACTGCTGGTGCACCGTGCACGGgcagttgtttgaaataaacTTGAGGGAGGACGAAGGTAAAAGTTGGGCCGATCGAACCACCGTCACCCGCTTCTAAACGGAAATGTTCGTAAACGGCTGTGGAGGATAAAACGGTTACTTTCGATTTTTCGGAGAGGATAACATTTATCCATGAACGTTGTGCCCATCGCGTTTTCGGTCTGCAGATGTTCTGACCTCTTTCATATTAAGATCATGACGCATAGTTGGTGGGAGGTTAAGCATTGTTCAAAAAGAAATTCATGAAAACTGGTAATTTTTGAGAAATGGTTGGTTTCTGATTACATCATGCAGCTAGTATTTGTGGGCGGGCTCTGAGCTGTGAGGGGAGAGGGGCGCAACCGGAGAGCAACTACGACCAGGCGCCATTAGGTAACAATGTAccatgtgtgtatttattttgttaaaaggCTTTCCGGTAGGGAAATGCAGATGGGTCGACATGACGGTGTATATTTTGTTCAAGAAGTGCAAAACTGACTATTTGCGTCGGGCGACAAAAAGTGACTTCCTGTCGTTAAACAAAATTCGTTATCGACTAGGAACAAGATGGCGTCGATGATTTCTTTCTTCTAGTGCACGAGTTCTTGGGCGGCGGCGGCGTGCGCGTTCTCGCCAGTCGCCACAATGTTGTTATTTCCTGTTTCCATATCCTGAGAAGTTGACGTTCTCATTTGATTCATAACCACAACAGCAGACCGAGAGGTGACCCGTTTACATATagttttacatttgtttgtggTAGTCACGGCTGTACTGTCCGACAAAACCACATTTTGCCATGGAAATGTGACGAAAGAAAAACCCTGAACCATTTCTACAATTTGATTGGTCTGTGTATATCCCAGTTACATAAGCACTTTATTTTcttctgtcactttttacacTGTCAATAAACGGCCTCATTCGTAAAGGGGATAAACTGTCATGTACAACACAtttacagtaacgttacatcaTCCGGATGAGTTCCCCTTTACCTTCTTTGTTTTAGCTTTTGACCCCATCTAGTGGGCCATGCAGGTAGATCGGACAAATGTATAGTCTTTAATATTTTTCCCCACTTCCATTTAGTTTTTCTGTTTGTAAAGTGGAAATTACAACATTGAGTTTTTTTATATGAAGATTTTTATTTAGCCTACTTTATTTCTATCtgtaatttatgtttttatttttatttagccTAGATTTTTTTGTGTCTCCGCACTTCATAACTGAACGTATAAAGTTAAATACTAAGCGAGAAAACTCCCTTTGTTCTGACAACTATGACCTAAGTTAGAGTAAATAGAGTAACAAACATCATAACCCAATGTTATATTAGTAAATAGGCTAGGAATAACAAATCAGTCATgtttcagtggtggaagaagtattacACAGTTTAAAATAGTCCACTTAAATAGTCCACTAgaagtacaagtcctgcatgcaaaactttactcaagtaaaagtaggcCTAGCTAAATCTACTTgaagtatataatatataaaaataaaactagtCAGTATGCAGACAAATggtccctgtcagtgttttaataTTATATAGGATGTTTTTGGATTCATATGGttgcattaatgtgtattttgcattttactgctgtagatagTTTAAGGCTGTACTACTCATTTCAACTGCTTTATTAGGCTATTGTTGGGTATTTGAATatagcaatgcatcatattctattagatcatcatactgtatgttagcgtcgctgtcctgtgagaaccacgtatctctaaaaaaGTGAACTTTCATGAGTTCAGAACAACAGCCCTGTtttgagctttgtgacgatgcatttccAGCTGATCCTATCGGGGTTTTAAtagtttatttagcttaagaagtaTGAAGATTTTCACAACCCACGAAAGAAAAtgcatggttttcactggacagaaAGGGTATGAACAATTgcaatctgaaaagtaactaaagctgtcagatgaatgcagtggagtaaaaagtatatttacctctgagatgtagtggagtagacgTGTAAGCAAGCAAGGATAATCAAATAATTGGAAGTCGAACTCAATGGGAATGTCCTGTCTCCAGGAGAACAATAGGGGGCGCTGTGGGTTAAACATGTTAGCCAACCGGCCAATTATCACAAAGGAACAACGGACTTCGTCACCTTCTgtccaatcacagctgtcattGTTGGAAGGCCGTTTATTGACAAGGGGAGAAGGTGACTTCTCTACGAGCAGGGCAATACCTCGTACAAATCTTAACAAATAACCAAAAATAAGACAAGAGCAACCATGTCTTCTTTTGGAAGGGCGTTGGGAGTCCTTCGGACAGGAACCCGGTTCCTCAGACGCGGTACACAAAGGATAACGACCAGAAAGTAAGTAACGCTACTGTTAAGctagcatctaacgttagctaacgactTGCTAACACCGGAAAATTAATTTAAGGTAACTCAGAACACTATCTTAAATGTTAGTCTATATTCCACATTATGTAATATTGATTATAAGTGTGTGCTTTTCAATGTTCCAGGGCCAGCGGAGGGCCGCACATTGAGCCACAGTACAGGCAATATCCCCAGATAACGAAGAAACAGAAGTTCGAATCCGAACTCATCAGCGGTGTCATGTGGTTCTGGATCCTTTGGCACTGCTGGCACGACCCTGACGCAGTCCTGGTGAGAAACCTGTTACCTGTAGTATAAACTATCCAGTGCCATTTGCACTGACCATGAGACTCTGCAGGTGGATAGTAATTATGTACACATATactcaagtacaattttgaggtaatTTACTTACTTTTCTGCTAATTTATACTTTTACACCACTACAATTCAGAGGAAAATAAGTgtattgtaaaaacaaaaaaaaaaaaatatatatatatatatatatgccgcTCATTTACCAGCAGCAACATTAAAGTaatgtacacattaatgcatcattaACTATAATTCAATAATATAACATACATCATTCTGAAATTGACCATTaggcataatgagtactttcacttttaaatatattttgaacAATTGCTagcctaaaaaaaataaataaataccagtATTACGAGGCTTGTTATAAACTGGCTCTGTTAACTGTTCCAATCTGGCGACGAGTAGGTCGTCCACGTGAAAGAAGCAGAGTTGTTCATTTCAAACGACATCCTCTGaaccattaattaattaatgaattactTGATATGAAATTAGATGAAGGTGACAACCCTGCAGGAAAACTTGGTCATAGCGACAGCAAAAAGTGATAAGGATCAATGTTGATTCTGCTACCAAAGCAGAGAGGAGAAGACAAGTAGTTGATGTCTGACACGGTCTATCTGACTGGCATGTTGCATTCATAATAATGGGCGCTAAAGGAAGAGAAAACAGGATATACTTTTGTATTATCAGTTATCATCACATCCTATTATATCACTGCAGCTCAGAATAACGTGAGGCCACTTTCACGTTATTCTGAGCTGCAGTGATAGAATAATGTGAAAGCCTTGACACTGTCAGGAATCCTGGCAGGAATGACACAATCTCTGCTCAACTAAAGTGCAGCTATAATATGTATTTAGTGTGGTACACTATCCTCCATTTGGAAGAAGCAACGGAGTGGAAATGGAAAGCCTTGAACAGCAACATTATTCTACTTACCTGCCACTTTATTGTAAAGTCAGTGCTTTTGTCAGGAACCCGTAGAAATCAGATTTGATTGAGCCTGATGTGATACTCTGTAAGCCCATCCAACTGACCGACAATCAGTCAAGGGGTAGCAACAAAAATTAGGTTGTCTATATTTGTAATGTGTGCACTTTTACTAGTTGCGTTTATCTACAGTATGCTGTACAAACCTGACAGGAACATAATCTATTAACTAAAAATGGGAATGTTAAATCAAGGTTCTTCCCTCTTCTGTAGGGTCACTTCCCCTGGCCGGATGCTTCTGCATGGACAGATGAGGAGCTTGGAATCCCAGCAGATGACGAGGAATAAggtcatttctttctttcctttgctTAAATGAACATATTTTCACTTGTACAATATGTAATCCAAATGTTAAGATAAAAGGTTGGTTAACTATCAAAAAGTTGAAACACAGGATTAAATCCTGCTCTGAGTCTTAAACTAACCGTACAACTAAATCTAAGCAATTCCTATTTTCTGATGCTGTCAAGGTTTGTTCACATCTCTtcgttttaatattttatatatagatatagatttGGTTTATAGTTTGTCTAATTTGTTATTTTCTTgtatgtagggctgggcaatatatcaacatagatatgaggctagatatcgtcttaaattttggatatcgtgatatgacataagtgttgtctttttctggttttaaaggtTGCATtaacagtaaagtgatgtacttttctgaatttactagctgttctattatttgcctttatccacttagacattatgtccacattactgatgattattcatcTAAAATCTAATagtaaaaatattttgtgaacgcACCacttgtcaaccctacaatatagatatcgatgtatttggtcaaaaatatcgtgctATTTGATTTTtcccatattgcccagctctagttgtATGGTCttaaatattgtagttactgtgtcatcttttcctaatcgtttgttttgtgttaaaaataaacagaaaattgTTAAtctaaaaaacatttatatacAAGCCTGTGTTGGTTTAGCTCTGATTAGATGAGCATAATGAATATGACTCATGTCAAAAATTGAGAATTGGCACTTAAATATTGACAAGATGTCTCCTTACAGTGACGTGTATGCAGAGGAAATACATACTGCGAAAGGCAGCGACATATTGCAAAAGACACT
This window contains:
- the ndufb2 gene encoding NADH dehydrogenase [ubiquinone] 1 beta subcomplex subunit 2, mitochondrial; translation: MSSFGRALGVLRTGTRFLRRGTQRITTRKASGGPHIEPQYRQYPQITKKQKFESELISGVMWFWILWHCWHDPDAVLGHFPWPDASAWTDEELGIPADDEE